From Vigna radiata var. radiata cultivar VC1973A unplaced genomic scaffold, Vradiata_ver6 scaffold_190, whole genome shotgun sequence, one genomic window encodes:
- the LOC106779297 gene encoding uncharacterized protein LOC106779297 yields MVVSSTNPHSKEIAIRRRISSIFNKREDDFPSLREYNDYLEEVEDMTFNLIEGIDISAIEEKIAKYQEENAEQIMINRARKAEELAAALAASKGQPALTDNDVATNQNSQTGFGAVPQGQYAPTFAGGQPRPTGMAPQPLPLGGGDMLGFAGDDEESKKLRDERGARAGGWSVQISRKRAHEEALGSLWVC; encoded by the exons ATGGTGGTCTCCAGTACAAATCCCCACAGCAAGGAGATAGCCATCAGAAGGAGGATTTCTAGCAT atttaatAAACGTGAAGACGATTTCCCATCTTTGAGGGAATATAATGATTACTTGGAGGAAGTAGAGGACATGA CATTTAACTTGATTGAAGGAATAGATATTTCAgccattgaagaaaaaattgctAAATACCAGGAAGAAAATGCCGAACAAATAATGATTAATCGAGCTAGGAAG GCTGAAGAGTTGGCTGCAGCTCTGGCAGCAAGTAAGGGACAGCCTGCACTAACTGACAACGATGTG GCCACAAACCAAAATTCTCAAACAGGATTTGGAGCTGTTCCACAGGGACAGTATGCACCTACATTTGCAGGAGGACAGCCAAGACCCACAGGCATGGCTCCACAACCTTTACCACTTGGAGGAGGTGACATGCTGGGCTTTGCAGGTGATGATGAGGAATCAAAGAAGCTACGAGATGAGAGAGGAGCAAGAGCTGGAGGATGGAGTGTACAAATAAGTCGGAAACGGGCACATGAAGAAGCTCTTGGAAGCCTCTGGGTTTGTTAA
- the LOC106779298 gene encoding biogenesis of lysosome-related organelles complex 1 subunit 2: MDNMKKDEPQDEKPDELAESLDDLFCSISTMIKSELQGTNNQLELLEKMNVRVAEEYKGFGDLASGLRVFVEQLKCKSGSFNEYVEQIDNIEKQVTEFEAVVSMLDKYVALLESRVQYVYLPKIHHPNQQ; the protein is encoded by the exons ATGGATAACATGAAGAAAGATGAACCTCAAGATGAGAAGCCAGATGAGCTTGCTGAATCTCTGGATGATCTATTCTGTAGCATTTCCACCATGATCAAATCCGAGCTTCAG GGGACAAATAATCAACTAGAGCTGTTGGAGAAGATGAATGTAAGAGTGGCAGAAGAGTACAAAGGGTTTGGTGACTTGGCTTCAGGGTTGAGGGTTTTTGTGGAGCAGCTGAAATGCAAGAGTGGTAGCTTCAATGAATATGTTGAGCAGATTGATAACATAGAGAAGCAGGTGACTGAGTTTGAAGCTGTTGTGTCTATGCTTGATAAGTATGTTGCTCTCTTGGAATCAAGAGTGCAATATGTGTACCTTCCCAAAATCCATCATCCTAATCAACAATAG
- the LOC106779273 gene encoding phytosulfokine receptor 2-like, protein MCAETDKQALLKLKEGFVHRMELLSSWKGDDCCRWKGVSCNNLTGHVTSLHLRFSNSTRVEDLNYLLDTMPEMKFFSAPTNLGGNIDYSICELKHLTFLDLSHNDLQGEIPKCIGSLGQLTQLNLAWNFLNSVPYSLSNLSNLQYLDLGRNYFVAKDLDWLSHLSTLRYLDLSKNNLGAVTDWPSSIGKVPFLSELYLNDCGFPQVKPKSISHINSSTYLQILSLSGNHFDSSIMSWVLNVSKVLTVLDLSHNELDNGIIKTFNTLCQLKRLYLGSNKLSEQLSDYLPEFCSAKDLEVLSLDHNPFGKGLLPDFSLFSSLERLSLQNTSTVGPLLFGHLPRLKALDLSLNNLNGSLPVFELTKFSSLHFLDLSHNKLSGRLPYSIGQLSNIWFLFISSNELNGDISEEHVSNLSRLKIFDVSKNSLSFNLNPDLVPPFQLVALYASSCVLGYQFPLWLKHQKKLQVLQISNTSIMGSFPEWLGDISSTLLYINVSHNKLSGVLPKSLSQIKTGLMSTWDFSFNNLSGPLLPFPPSVFELFLSNNRFSGFVSSFCETSPLTYLDLSSNELTGPLPNCWEKFQKLEVLNLANNSLSGRVPDSFGNLQSILSMHLNNNHFFGEVPSLALSKGSLRLIDFGDNNLEGTLQTWLDLENLIVLRLRVELGFILRKYH, encoded by the exons ATGTGTGCGGAGACAGACAAGCAAGCCCTTCTCAAGTTAAAGGAAGGTTTTGTTCATAGAATGGAACTTCTATCTTCTTGGAAAGGTGATGATTGTTGCAGATGGAAAGGAGTTTCATGCAATAATTTAACAGGTCATGTAACCTCTCTTCATCTCAGATTTTCAAATTCTACACGTGTTGAAGATTTAAACTATCTTTTAGACACAATGCCAGAGATGAAATTTTTCAGTGCCCCTACAAACTTGGGAGGTAACATAGATTATTCAATATGTGAGCTGAAGCATCTCACTTTCTTAGATCTCAGTCATAATGACTTACAGGGAGAGATCCCAAAATGTATTGGTTCACTTGGTCAATTGACACAGTTAAATCTTGCATGGAATTTTCTTAATTCTGTTCCTTATTCTCTGTCAAATCTTTCCAATTTGCAATATCTTGACCTTGGGAGAAATTATTTTGTTGCAAAAGACCTTGATTGGCTTTCTCACCTTTCTACTTTGAGATACCTTGATCTCTCAAAAAATAATCTTGGTGCGGTTACTGATTGGCCATCATCAATAGGTAAAGTCCCTTTTCTATCTGAACTCTATTTAAATGATTGTGGATTCCCTCAAGTCAAACCAAAATCAATCTCCCACATCAATTCTtccacttacctccaaatcctCAGTCTATCAGGAAATCACTTTGACTCTTCAATCATGTCATGGGTGTTGAATGTTAGCAAAGTCCTCACAGTTCTTGATCTCTCACACAATGAACTTGATAATGGCATCATAAAGACCTTTAACACTTTGTGTCAACTTAAGAGGTTGTATCTGGGTTCCAATAAATTGTCTGAACAACTCAGTGATTACTTACCAGAATTTTGTTCTGCAAAAGATTTAGAGGTGTTGAGTCTTGACCATAACCCATTTGGTAAAGGGTTGCTTCctgatttttcattattttcatccttGGAAAGACTTTCACTTCAGAATACCAGTACTGTTGGGCCTTTATTATTCGGTCACTTGCCTCGTCTTAAAGCTTTGGATCTCAGTTTAAACAATTTGAATGGATCATTGCCTGTATTCGAACTGACGAAATTTTCCTCACTGCATTTTCTGGATCTTTCTCACAACAAATTGAGTGGGAGACTTCCATATAGTATTGGACAACTTTCTAATATCTGGTTTTTGTTCATTTCTTCAAACGAGTTGAATGGGGACATTAGTGAAGAGCATGTATCAAACCTTTCTAGATTGAAGATATTTGATGTGAGTAAAAATTCTCTTTCGTTTAACTTGAACCCAGATTTGGTTCCTCCTTTCCAATTGGTGGCATTATATGCATCATCGTGCGTTTTGGGGTATCAATTTCCATTGTGGCTTAAACATCAAAAGAAACTTCAGGTGCTGCAAATCTCTAATACATCCATTATGGGTTCGTTTCCTGAATGGTTAGGGGACATATCATCAACTTTGTTATACATAAATGTTTCCCATAATAAACTTAGTGGAGTCTTACCAAAATCACTATCACAGATTAAGACAGGACTTATGAGTACATGGGATTTTAGTTTCAACAATTTGTCTGGCCCATTGCTTCCTTTTCCTCCAAGTGTATTTGAGCTCTTTCTCTCAAATAATAGGTTCTCAGGGTTTGTATCTTCCTTTTGTGAAACATCCCCATTAACTTATCTTGACCTGTCTAGTAATGAACTCACAGGACCCCTTCCAAATTGTTGggagaaatttcaaaaattggaaGTTCTAAATTTGGCAAATAACAGTTTATCAGGGAGAGTGCCAGATTCGTTTGGCAATTTACAAAGTATTTTGTCGATGCATCTAAATAACAATCACTTCTTCGGTGAGGTACCATCTCTGGCTCTTAGCAAAGGAAGCTTAAGATTAATTGATTTTGGAGATAATAATCTTGAAGGAACATTACAAACATGGTTAGACTTGGAAAATTTGATTGTATTGCGTCTACGAG TGGAATTGGGCTTTATTTTGAGGAAATATCATTGA